A DNA window from Phoenix dactylifera cultivar Barhee BC4 unplaced genomic scaffold, palm_55x_up_171113_PBpolish2nd_filt_p 000090F, whole genome shotgun sequence contains the following coding sequences:
- the LOC120104736 gene encoding 2-keto-3-deoxy-L-rhamnonate aldolase-like: MEHGSGGIAEAFPYLLALAAARTPAILHLPELSAAWAKKALDLGPQGLMFPMIESPSAAELAVSFCHFPPRGVRRSVHTVVRASTYGIDDGYLARVDKKMHYKKMCVRLMLPEEISLVTCPPDYAYDKFTRSIF; encoded by the coding sequence ATGGAGCACGGCTCTGGCGGCATCGCGGAGGCCTTCCCCTACCTCCTCGCCCTTGCCGCCGCCCGCACCCCggccatcctccaccttccggAGCTCTCCGCCGCCTGGGCCAAGAAGGCCCTTGATCTCGGCCCCCAGGGACTCATGTTCCCCATGATCGAGTCCCCCAGCGCCGCCGAGCTCGCCGTCTCATTCTGCCATTTCCCGCCGCGCGGCGTCCGCAGGTCCGTCCACACAGTGGTGCGCGCCTCCACCTACGGCATCGACGACGGCTACCTGGCGCGGGTTGACAAGAAAATGCACTACAAGAAAATGTGTGTTCGTTTAATGCTTCCTGAAGAGATCTCGCTTGTTACTTGCCCTCCAGATTATGCATATGATAAGTTTACAAGGTCAATTTTCTAA